In one window of Shewanella goraebulensis DNA:
- a CDS encoding MFS transporter encodes MKINNLRWWVILLIALATVINYIDRSALSVLWPDIVEDIFPDESALERKQIYANISIVFILSYAFGQAIFGKIFDWIGTRLGFVLSIGVWSLATAAHAFAQGMLSFSIFRAILGVAEAGNWPGAAKSNADWFPTKERALAQGIFNSGAAIGGIISIPLIAYMTVYFSWQMVFVVIGLVGLLWLIPWIILVKAPPKSHPWITEEEREYILTGQKTAKPDDEADAKEYNPTTSELLSHKQSWGVIIASAAIDPIWWLFVFWIPIYLNEVYAMDVKSIGIYGWVPYVGAMLGAWFGGLLAQNRLKAGWDTNKTRKLTITLGCLIMLPALLSMANPGGPTTAVIIMAVILFGFQTAIGNVQTLPSDLFGKKAVGTLAGLSGMAAKLGALGLTALVPYLTANGNYTPAFVIGASLAVIAIASVWILIPKIEPVSPKSK; translated from the coding sequence ATGAAAATAAACAATCTTCGATGGTGGGTCATTTTACTCATCGCATTAGCGACCGTAATTAATTATATCGATCGCTCTGCGCTTAGTGTGCTTTGGCCCGACATTGTTGAAGATATATTCCCTGATGAGTCAGCGTTAGAGCGCAAACAAATATATGCAAATATCTCTATTGTTTTCATATTATCTTACGCATTTGGCCAGGCGATATTTGGCAAAATATTTGACTGGATAGGCACCCGACTAGGCTTCGTACTTTCTATCGGTGTTTGGTCACTTGCTACTGCAGCCCATGCTTTTGCCCAAGGAATGCTCAGTTTCAGTATCTTTAGAGCCATTTTAGGTGTCGCAGAAGCTGGTAACTGGCCAGGTGCAGCCAAAAGTAATGCAGATTGGTTCCCCACAAAAGAACGCGCGCTAGCTCAAGGGATCTTCAACTCAGGCGCTGCTATTGGTGGCATTATCTCGATTCCACTTATCGCTTATATGACTGTTTACTTTAGCTGGCAAATGGTTTTCGTGGTCATTGGTTTAGTGGGTTTACTCTGGTTAATCCCTTGGATTATTTTAGTCAAAGCACCGCCTAAGTCTCACCCTTGGATCACTGAAGAAGAACGTGAATACATTCTAACAGGCCAAAAAACGGCTAAACCAGACGATGAAGCTGACGCTAAAGAGTACAACCCTACAACGAGTGAGTTGCTTTCTCATAAGCAAAGTTGGGGCGTGATTATTGCCTCTGCAGCGATAGATCCTATCTGGTGGTTATTTGTTTTCTGGATTCCAATTTATCTTAACGAAGTCTACGCCATGGATGTTAAATCTATTGGCATATACGGCTGGGTTCCTTATGTAGGCGCTATGTTAGGTGCATGGTTCGGTGGTCTATTGGCACAAAACCGCTTAAAAGCAGGCTGGGACACCAATAAAACGCGCAAACTGACGATAACCTTAGGTTGTTTAATTATGTTGCCAGCACTGTTATCCATGGCGAACCCAGGTGGGCCAACAACCGCCGTTATTATCATGGCGGTTATCTTATTTGGATTCCAAACCGCCATCGGAAATGTGCAAACATTGCCAAGCGATTTATTTGGCAAAAAAGCGGTTGGAACATTAGCTGGTTTATCTGGAATGGCGGCAAAATTAGGTGCATTAGGTTTAACAGCATTAGTGCCATATCTAACAGCTAACGGTAACTATACCCCAGCATTCGTTATTGGTGCATCACTTGCGGTTATTGCCATAGCATCAGTCTGGATTTTGATACCTAAAATAGAGCCTGTTAGCCCGAAAAGTAAGTAA
- a CDS encoding cupin domain-containing protein: MKQSAHFSFGNETEIEDIGGGLKRQMLGFNEELMAVKIWFEKGAIGYNHAHRHSQVTYVVEGEFHFNIDGVTKILRAGDSCMIPPHADHGATCPTGGILIDTFSPAREDFIEGLK; encoded by the coding sequence ATGAAACAGAGTGCACATTTCTCATTTGGCAATGAAACGGAAATTGAAGATATCGGCGGCGGCCTAAAGCGACAAATGCTTGGGTTTAATGAAGAGTTAATGGCGGTAAAAATTTGGTTTGAAAAAGGCGCAATTGGTTATAACCATGCCCACAGACACTCTCAAGTCACTTACGTTGTAGAGGGCGAGTTTCATTTTAATATTGACGGCGTCACTAAGATTTTAAGAGCTGGTGACAGCTGCATGATCCCTCCTCATGCCGACCACGGTGCAACATGCCCTACTGGCGGTATTTTGATAGATACCTTTAGCCCTGCAAGGGAAGATTTCATTGAGGGATTAAAATGA
- a CDS encoding FadR/GntR family transcriptional regulator, with amino-acid sequence MKSRRMFWRIVEEIEASIASGEYTPGSRLPPERELAEKFDVSRPTVREAIIALEVREKIEVKTGSGVYVLQSANKADQTNKINAFELTQARALVEGEIAALAANTITKEELVELNKTLIMMENKSYVEEADEMFHQIIANSTRNGALIKSFQNLWALRASSQKIITDYASVCSKDNKKTLDEHTSIYEALLANDASEARLAMHRHFNRLINVLFDTVEAQSLEEVRRKNSEKRDLYSIDNLVNRLS; translated from the coding sequence ATGAAAAGTAGGCGTATGTTTTGGCGCATCGTAGAAGAGATCGAAGCGTCTATTGCTAGCGGCGAATATACTCCTGGAAGTCGTTTACCTCCAGAAAGGGAGTTGGCTGAAAAGTTTGATGTTAGTCGACCAACAGTTCGTGAAGCAATTATTGCACTGGAAGTGCGTGAGAAAATCGAAGTTAAAACTGGCTCTGGTGTTTATGTCTTACAGTCTGCCAATAAAGCTGATCAAACTAATAAGATTAATGCGTTTGAACTGACGCAAGCTCGTGCTTTAGTTGAAGGTGAAATTGCCGCTCTTGCTGCAAATACCATTACTAAAGAAGAATTGGTCGAACTAAATAAAACATTGATTATGATGGAAAATAAATCATACGTTGAAGAAGCAGATGAGATGTTTCATCAGATAATCGCTAATTCCACTCGAAATGGTGCCTTAATTAAATCGTTTCAAAATTTGTGGGCATTAAGGGCGTCGAGTCAAAAGATTATTACTGACTATGCCAGTGTATGTAGCAAGGATAATAAGAAAACCCTTGATGAACATACCTCCATTTATGAAGCACTATTAGCAAATGACGCTTCAGAAGCAAGGCTTGCAATGCATAGACATTTTAATCGTTTGATTAATGTTTTATTTGATACTGTTGAGGCGCAATCATTAGAAGAAGTGCGTCGTAAGAACAGTGAAAAACGTGACTTATACTCTATTGATAACTTAGTTAACCGCTTAAGCTAA
- a CDS encoding sterol desaturase family protein, with product MDLNSIINHPEMLLLVLAPVFFVCIFLEWYLGDKRQKLPQSARYHKAEVFCNMCLAGMHQVTDILAGLLIAKVYLVLFGWKLFDIQMGVLSFIILMVLQDFFYYWFHRASHRIRWMWAAHVVHHSSENMNFSTAFRQSLMYPLAGMWLFWVPLVIIGFDPNWVVFVVLLNLGLQFFVHTQAIKSLGPFELIFNTPSHHRVHHGQNPQYIDKNYAGVLIIWDKLFGTFEAEKETVIYGITKPVNSFNPFTVSFAEWRDMLSDVTQSGLSLKQRFTVLFSPPAQADKSAKTGKAS from the coding sequence ATGGATTTGAACTCAATCATCAATCACCCTGAAATGTTGTTACTGGTCTTGGCACCAGTGTTTTTCGTTTGTATTTTTCTTGAATGGTACTTAGGGGATAAACGCCAAAAACTCCCTCAGTCTGCTCGTTATCACAAAGCCGAAGTGTTTTGTAATATGTGCTTAGCGGGTATGCACCAGGTAACCGATATTCTAGCTGGGTTGTTAATTGCTAAAGTGTATTTAGTGCTATTTGGCTGGAAGCTTTTTGATATTCAAATGGGCGTGTTAAGTTTTATCATCCTAATGGTGCTGCAAGATTTTTTCTATTATTGGTTTCATCGTGCAAGTCATCGTATACGCTGGATGTGGGCTGCCCATGTAGTACATCACAGTTCAGAGAATATGAATTTTAGTACTGCTTTTAGGCAAAGCTTAATGTATCCATTGGCGGGAATGTGGTTGTTTTGGGTACCGTTAGTGATTATAGGTTTTGACCCTAATTGGGTGGTATTTGTTGTGCTGCTTAACCTAGGTTTACAGTTTTTCGTACATACCCAAGCGATAAAGTCGTTAGGTCCATTTGAGCTTATTTTCAATACGCCATCACATCATCGAGTTCATCATGGTCAGAATCCTCAATATATTGATAAAAACTATGCTGGCGTACTGATTATTTGGGATAAGCTATTTGGTACTTTTGAAGCCGAAAAAGAAACCGTGATTTACGGTATCACTAAACCTGTAAATAGCTTTAACCCTTTCACTGTTAGTTTTGCTGAGTGGCGGGATATGTTGAGTGATGTGACCCAGTCAGGCTTAAGCTTAAAGCAAAGGTTTACAGTGTTGTTTTCGCCACCAGCTCAAGCTGACAAGTCAGCTAAAACTGGGAAAGCAAGCTAA
- a CDS encoding DUF2804 domain-containing protein: MSLNHLQLAPDKLMNSEGQPIYGHFDGVVGDLAIKQFNYFNEMDKPCSWFAKYFDYKQFQFINITTPRYIIGVAIADIRYVGSSFCYLYDIEKNKLTETQALKPLSLGMSVSHSPQQGKAQIKHRQGKIEFSIKDSQWQLSIKTDDIKAELELSPPPLSLPMSLCTPTGYSGWTYTQKHNGLKVNGSLIIKDEPQPLNAALGGYDFSAGYMRRETSWRWASINTHVEAGVLGLNLAAGVNETGATENVLWINGERHLLPSVKFDFNRHLSNDYWHISADFGKGPTTGEIDLTFKALNCRSEKLNLGFLKSNFRQYIGYFSGHIIDNNGHKHLLHNQLGLTEDHFAKW, translated from the coding sequence ATGTCATTGAATCATTTACAACTTGCGCCAGACAAGCTAATGAACTCTGAAGGTCAGCCTATTTATGGACACTTTGATGGTGTAGTAGGTGACTTAGCAATAAAGCAGTTTAACTATTTCAATGAGATGGATAAGCCTTGCTCTTGGTTTGCTAAGTATTTCGACTATAAGCAATTTCAATTTATCAATATCACCACACCGAGATACATTATCGGTGTAGCCATTGCTGATATCCGCTATGTGGGCAGTAGCTTTTGTTATTTGTACGATATTGAAAAGAATAAACTAACTGAAACGCAGGCATTAAAGCCATTATCTTTGGGGATGTCTGTTTCTCATTCGCCACAGCAGGGTAAAGCACAAATAAAGCATCGCCAAGGTAAAATCGAGTTCTCGATTAAAGACTCACAATGGCAGCTAAGTATTAAGACTGATGACATTAAGGCTGAGCTGGAGTTGTCGCCGCCGCCATTAAGTTTACCCATGAGTTTGTGTACACCAACAGGTTACAGCGGTTGGACTTATACTCAAAAGCACAATGGTCTCAAAGTTAACGGCAGTTTAATAATAAAAGATGAGCCTCAACCCCTTAACGCAGCCCTTGGAGGTTATGATTTTTCTGCAGGTTATATGCGCCGTGAAACAAGCTGGCGCTGGGCGTCGATAAACACACATGTTGAAGCGGGTGTTTTAGGCTTAAACCTTGCGGCAGGTGTTAACGAAACGGGCGCCACTGAAAATGTATTATGGATTAATGGTGAGCGCCATTTATTGCCTAGTGTGAAATTCGACTTTAACCGCCATTTGAGCAATGACTATTGGCACATTAGTGCTGATTTTGGTAAAGGCCCAACTACTGGCGAAATTGATTTAACGTTTAAAGCGCTAAATTGTCGCAGTGAGAAGCTTAATTTGGGTTTCTTAAAGAGTAACTTTAGACAATATATTGGATATTTTAGCGGTCATATTATTGATAATAATGGTCATAAACATCTGCTACATAATCAGCTTGGATTAACAGAAGATCATTTTGCTAAGTGGTAG
- a CDS encoding YajG family lipoprotein, whose amino-acid sequence MKSLPLFLCSALFLSACASHTPTHIALNPNVPNVVNKIDRYDTVAVSTIDVRKANFIVRFNKGDEAAQLVSPSEPIRQQLDSVFKKSMSNAGYQVDPAASNTVEFQLDYLLTDVTESTFGFEAKTDLTINVIAKNQTQEFTKIYNGKGLLKGPFSPDFATLELDMNKLIDELTTKIINDPELHHFLQG is encoded by the coding sequence ATGAAATCATTGCCATTATTCTTGTGTTCCGCGTTATTTTTATCAGCTTGTGCTAGCCATACTCCGACTCATATTGCACTTAATCCAAATGTGCCTAACGTCGTTAATAAAATAGATCGCTATGATACTGTCGCTGTCAGTACTATTGATGTGCGTAAAGCAAATTTTATCGTCCGTTTTAACAAAGGTGATGAAGCAGCGCAGCTTGTCAGCCCAAGCGAACCTATCAGACAACAACTTGATAGCGTATTTAAAAAGTCGATGAGTAATGCAGGATACCAAGTGGATCCAGCTGCCAGTAACACTGTTGAGTTCCAGTTAGATTATCTTTTAACGGATGTCACTGAGTCGACTTTTGGCTTCGAAGCAAAAACAGATTTAACCATCAATGTCATTGCTAAAAATCAAACCCAAGAATTCACTAAAATTTATAACGGTAAAGGCTTATTAAAAGGCCCCTTTAGTCCAGACTTTGCCACCTTAGAACTTGATATGAATAAGTTGATTGATGAACTCACTACTAAAATCATTAATGACCCTGAGTTACATCATTTTTTGCAAGGTTAA
- a CDS encoding heparinase II/III domain-containing protein, whose amino-acid sequence MKKTLIHNLNQAITFSLVAILLITLFSVSSQAATLSHPRLVINQQDVKSMRLAIQSPGVFSQTFEAQKAEVDRFIEQEIIVPVPVDGGGGYTHERHKKNYQHMHDAGIMYQLTQELKYSHFVRDMLLEYAELYPTLPRHPKRKSKNEGKLFWQGLNEAMWLVYTIQAYDFIIDSLSDKDRKTIETGIILPVADFISVQSPHTFNKVHNHGTWATAAVGMTGFVLDKPELIEIALLDLNKSGKGGFLKQLDELFSPDGYYNEGPYYQRFALLPFVTFAKAIEQNQPERKIFNYRNGILLKAIYSTIDLSYNGLFFPLNDAIKSKGIDTMELVIAVSIAYGLNANSLNANSLDTNSLNTRIGLIDIARQQNRILLTGDGLKLAQAIDAEKKSTKLASRYPFSSMVLRDGKEGNEGALVLMRRQTTSNNHKPKQGVRSQALVFKATAQGLGHGHFDKLNWQFYDDGKEIVADYGAARFLNIEAKSGGGYLPENKTWAKQTIAHNTLVVDETSHFNGNTRTGNKHHPDLLFYHNDKQATFASASINTAYEDVSFTRTMALISVNANGVEYPLVFDVFDVNSANPHQYDLPVHYQGQFIDTNFQRQSFINQLKPLGKNSGYQHLWLTATSQPQSSEMSAGSALQKVTWLNKNGHFYTHSSINDGAIQVLFTQLGANDPNDNLRNESSFIQRVTNSKQHRFVSVLEPHGEYNPSAEYTLNATSKLQSMTYERQGDISIIGFSLKTDTDAALPFVLAVSHKQADDSLKNNTKNPKKQTTTNNFSYLKKPYSFSGRYQLLTITQ is encoded by the coding sequence ATGAAAAAAACTTTAATACACAATCTCAACCAAGCCATCACTTTCTCGCTCGTAGCGATATTACTTATTACTCTGTTTTCAGTTTCATCCCAGGCTGCAACATTGAGCCACCCTAGGTTGGTGATTAATCAGCAAGATGTGAAAAGTATGCGGCTAGCAATTCAATCACCAGGTGTATTTAGTCAGACTTTTGAGGCCCAAAAAGCTGAAGTTGACCGCTTCATAGAGCAAGAGATTATTGTGCCTGTTCCCGTTGATGGTGGCGGTGGTTACACCCATGAGCGCCATAAGAAAAACTATCAGCACATGCATGATGCAGGCATCATGTATCAGCTAACCCAAGAGCTTAAATATTCGCATTTCGTTCGTGATATGTTGCTGGAATATGCCGAGCTTTACCCTACCTTACCCCGCCACCCAAAACGTAAAAGTAAAAATGAAGGCAAGCTATTTTGGCAAGGGCTTAACGAAGCAATGTGGCTTGTTTATACCATTCAGGCTTACGATTTTATTATTGACTCTTTATCCGATAAAGACAGGAAAACAATAGAAACTGGCATTATTTTACCCGTGGCAGACTTTATTTCAGTCCAATCACCGCACACCTTTAATAAAGTTCATAATCATGGCACATGGGCAACCGCTGCTGTGGGAATGACAGGCTTTGTATTAGATAAGCCAGAACTGATTGAAATAGCACTATTAGATTTAAACAAATCTGGTAAAGGCGGGTTTCTCAAACAGTTGGACGAGCTATTTTCACCAGACGGCTATTATAACGAAGGCCCATATTATCAGCGTTTTGCCCTACTCCCTTTCGTGACATTTGCTAAAGCCATTGAGCAGAATCAGCCTGAGAGAAAAATCTTTAACTACCGTAATGGTATCTTATTAAAAGCAATCTATAGCACGATTGATTTAAGCTATAACGGCTTATTCTTCCCGTTAAATGATGCAATTAAAAGCAAAGGCATCGATACCATGGAGCTAGTGATTGCCGTCAGTATTGCCTATGGTCTCAATGCTAATAGCCTTAATGCTAATTCTCTTGATACTAACTCTCTTAATACTCGCATTGGCCTCATCGATATTGCCCGACAACAAAATCGTATTTTACTCACAGGCGATGGTCTCAAACTTGCTCAGGCAATAGATGCAGAAAAAAAATCTACCAAGCTAGCAAGCCGTTACCCATTTTCATCTATGGTACTGCGTGACGGGAAAGAGGGTAATGAAGGCGCACTGGTTCTTATGCGCCGTCAAACTACCAGCAATAATCATAAACCTAAGCAAGGTGTTCGCAGCCAAGCTTTAGTATTCAAGGCTACTGCGCAAGGTTTAGGCCATGGGCATTTCGATAAACTAAATTGGCAATTTTACGATGATGGCAAAGAGATTGTTGCTGATTATGGCGCAGCAAGGTTTCTGAATATCGAAGCTAAGTCCGGTGGTGGCTATTTACCTGAAAACAAAACTTGGGCTAAACAAACCATTGCTCACAATACCCTAGTCGTTGATGAAACCAGTCACTTTAATGGCAATACCCGAACAGGGAATAAGCACCATCCAGATTTGCTTTTCTACCATAACGATAAACAAGCGACATTCGCTTCAGCAAGCATCAATACGGCGTATGAAGACGTCAGTTTTACTCGTACTATGGCATTGATATCCGTTAATGCTAATGGTGTTGAATATCCGCTAGTGTTCGATGTATTTGATGTAAATAGCGCAAATCCGCATCAATATGACCTCCCAGTCCATTATCAAGGGCAGTTCATTGATACCAATTTCCAGCGTCAGTCATTTATTAATCAACTTAAGCCATTAGGTAAAAACTCTGGTTATCAGCACTTATGGCTTACGGCGACATCCCAGCCTCAGAGCAGTGAAATGTCAGCTGGTAGCGCCTTGCAAAAAGTCACTTGGTTAAATAAAAACGGCCATTTTTATACTCACAGCAGTATTAATGATGGTGCGATTCAAGTGTTATTTACTCAACTGGGCGCTAATGATCCTAACGATAATCTTCGCAATGAAAGCAGCTTTATTCAACGTGTGACAAACAGTAAGCAACATCGATTTGTTAGCGTGTTAGAGCCCCATGGCGAATACAACCCATCAGCTGAATACACCTTAAATGCCACCAGCAAATTGCAATCAATGACATATGAACGTCAAGGTGACATCAGTATTATCGGTTTTAGCTTAAAAACTGACACCGATGCAGCGCTGCCATTCGTATTAGCCGTGTCACATAAACAGGCTGACGACAGTTTGAAAAACAACACCAAAAATCCAAAAAAACAAACCACAACCAATAACTTTTCTTACCTTAAAAAGCCTTACAGCTTCAGCGGAAGATACCAGTTATTAACCATTACGCAGTAG
- a CDS encoding peptidylprolyl isomerase: MFKRIVASVLLFSSMMANAAVDIQPNTLYPKVEFDTTMGKIIVELDRTRAPLTVDNFLTYVVKGEYDNTIFHRVIADFVVQGGGLNPELEERESMDPLFNESGNGLSNSMGTIAMARDNDPHSATRQFYFNVGDNKNLNPSKRRWGYAVFGEVVEGMAVLEAMSYVPTQHNDHLNWPDFPVKEILLNKATLLAK; encoded by the coding sequence ATGTTTAAACGGATTGTAGCCAGTGTATTGTTATTTTCGTCAATGATGGCCAATGCCGCCGTCGATATTCAACCAAATACCCTTTACCCAAAAGTCGAGTTTGATACGACTATGGGAAAAATCATCGTTGAATTGGACCGAACACGTGCCCCTCTGACTGTCGATAACTTTCTGACTTATGTAGTGAAAGGTGAATATGACAACACGATTTTTCATCGCGTAATTGCTGATTTTGTGGTTCAAGGTGGTGGATTAAATCCAGAGCTAGAAGAACGTGAATCAATGGACCCTCTGTTTAATGAATCAGGGAATGGCTTATCCAATAGTATGGGGACCATTGCCATGGCGCGTGATAATGACCCACATTCAGCAACACGTCAGTTCTATTTTAATGTCGGTGACAACAAAAACCTCAACCCATCAAAACGTCGTTGGGGTTATGCCGTATTTGGTGAAGTAGTCGAAGGCATGGCAGTGTTAGAAGCGATGTCATATGTGCCAACTCAGCATAATGACCACCTTAATTGGCCTGATTTTCCGGTTAAAGAAATCCTGTTAAACAAAGCAACGCTTCTTGCCAAATAA
- a CDS encoding polysaccharide lyase 6 family protein, with the protein MFSVSLKSVFVFGMLLASYQLNAASYMVSNQAEFNQAVNKLTAGDDIILTDGVWQDFEMKFTGQGTKDAPITLSAQTKGKVILTGQSNLQMSGAYLQVSGLVFKDGYTPSNSVISFRTANDELANHSRVTEVVIDNFNNPDRHKSDFWVALYGKHNRFDHNHLIGKRNKGVTLTVRLRSEASQQNHHQIDHNYFGPRPTLGSNGGETIRIGTSHYSMTDSYTVIENNYFDRCDGEVEIISIKAGRNIVRNNTFFESRGTLTMRHGNGNNIDSNVFLGNGVDHTGGIRIINRDQTITNNYLEGLKGYRFGSGFTIMNGVPNSPLNRYHQVINAKVNHNSFIDVDHIHLAAGSDKERSAIPKDSTVNDNLFVNNNQQAPFSIFDDISGIQFANNLSNELTNNQISQGIKPTKIALKRAANGLLYPVNKVNANYGASKKISPTLKDQTGVTWYPKNEPETIFDSGKTHPVSTSNELINAISNANDGDIISLQAGEYLIEKIIEINNTISVIAQSLQKPIINFNRASLFEIQNGGSLKLDGLAITGINSPDSSGNTVIRTRKSGMLTNYRFSMFNSDISQLNINHSFHFFDSGARAFANKIEIINNRFSLISGDLFRLNKETDDRGIYNAEYLTINNNQFNDIDGALVKLYRGGTDESTFGPHFSFNNNDLINVGNSKRNKTKASLYIHGVQVTDINKNRFANSAYINIEHTTGEPITQVTHNQFIDTEKPNVTELYTVGESTAKLTNNLVTLSDKKAL; encoded by the coding sequence ATGTTCTCTGTTTCTTTAAAGTCAGTATTCGTATTTGGAATGCTATTAGCCTCATACCAGCTCAATGCAGCAAGTTATATGGTAAGTAACCAAGCAGAGTTTAATCAGGCCGTGAACAAGTTAACCGCTGGTGATGACATCATACTCACTGACGGAGTTTGGCAAGACTTTGAAATGAAGTTTACTGGCCAAGGCACCAAAGATGCCCCTATTACCCTTTCAGCACAAACCAAAGGTAAAGTGATATTAACAGGCCAATCAAATCTACAAATGTCTGGTGCATATTTACAGGTGTCAGGCTTAGTCTTTAAAGACGGTTATACTCCAAGTAATTCAGTCATCTCCTTTCGTACAGCTAATGATGAGCTTGCCAACCACTCCCGTGTAACTGAAGTCGTTATTGATAATTTTAATAACCCAGATCGTCACAAATCAGACTTTTGGGTCGCGCTGTACGGCAAACATAACCGTTTTGACCATAATCATCTGATTGGAAAACGCAATAAAGGTGTGACATTAACAGTTAGACTTCGCAGCGAAGCAAGCCAACAGAACCATCATCAAATCGATCATAACTATTTTGGCCCGCGCCCAACATTAGGCTCTAACGGCGGGGAAACCATCCGTATTGGCACCAGCCACTATTCAATGACAGATTCCTACACCGTTATCGAAAACAACTATTTTGATCGCTGTGATGGTGAAGTAGAAATTATCTCAATTAAAGCAGGCAGAAACATAGTTCGCAACAACACTTTCTTTGAATCCCGTGGCACATTAACCATGCGGCACGGTAACGGCAATAACATCGACAGCAACGTGTTTTTAGGTAACGGTGTTGACCACACGGGTGGTATTCGAATTATTAATCGAGATCAAACCATCACCAACAACTACCTAGAAGGCTTAAAAGGGTATCGTTTCGGTAGTGGTTTTACCATCATGAACGGTGTGCCAAACTCGCCACTCAATCGCTATCATCAAGTGATTAATGCCAAAGTTAATCACAACAGCTTTATTGACGTTGACCATATTCATTTGGCTGCGGGCAGTGATAAAGAACGCTCTGCAATTCCAAAAGATTCAACCGTCAATGACAACTTATTTGTTAATAACAACCAACAAGCTCCATTTTCAATCTTTGATGATATTTCAGGGATTCAATTTGCCAATAACTTATCGAATGAGCTGACTAACAACCAAATCTCTCAGGGGATAAAACCAACTAAGATAGCCCTAAAGCGAGCTGCTAATGGTCTGCTTTACCCAGTTAATAAAGTTAATGCCAACTATGGCGCGTCCAAAAAGATTTCCCCAACTCTGAAAGATCAAACGGGCGTCACTTGGTACCCTAAAAATGAACCTGAAACCATCTTTGATTCAGGTAAAACCCACCCAGTATCGACATCAAATGAACTAATCAACGCGATAAGTAATGCCAATGATGGCGATATCATTTCACTACAAGCTGGTGAATATCTGATTGAAAAAATCATTGAGATTAATAACACCATTTCGGTTATCGCCCAGTCACTACAAAAGCCCATAATCAACTTTAACCGCGCCAGTTTATTTGAGATACAAAACGGCGGAAGTTTGAAACTCGATGGCCTTGCCATAACTGGGATAAACAGCCCCGATTCATCAGGTAACACCGTCATCAGAACCCGTAAATCGGGCATGCTAACCAACTATCGATTTAGTATGTTTAACAGTGATATTAGCCAATTAAACATTAACCACTCGTTTCATTTTTTTGACTCTGGTGCGCGCGCATTTGCCAATAAGATTGAAATTATCAATAACCGTTTTAGCTTAATTTCAGGTGATTTATTTAGGCTCAATAAAGAAACTGATGATCGCGGTATTTATAATGCTGAATACCTCACTATCAATAACAACCAGTTTAATGACATCGATGGAGCATTAGTGAAGCTTTATCGCGGTGGCACTGATGAGAGCACCTTTGGCCCGCACTTCAGCTTTAATAATAACGACCTTATCAATGTTGGTAATAGTAAGCGCAATAAGACTAAAGCCAGCTTATATATTCATGGTGTTCAAGTGACTGACATCAATAAAAATCGTTTTGCTAACAGTGCTTATATCAATATTGAACACACAACAGGGGAACCTATCACCCAAGTGACACACAATCAGTTTATCGACACTGAAAAACCTAATGTCACTGAGCTTTACACTGTTGGCGAATCAACCGCCAAGCTGACAAATAACCTCGTTACCCTGTCAGATAAGAAAGCGCTGTAA